In Betaproteobacteria bacterium, a genomic segment contains:
- a CDS encoding DEAD/DEAH box helicase family protein translates to MTLTLRPYQSAAINGIYNYFQDETGNPLVVIPTAGGKSLVMATFVEGVLKTYPDQRILIVTHVRELIEQNHAELMRLWPEAPAGIYSAGLKQRDIRARILFAGIQSIHKRVYDVQQCDLVLIDEAHLIPRTSNTMYRRFLDGLKRLNPAMKVIGLTATPFRLDSGLLNEGEDAIFTAIAYEASVRELIDDGYLAPLISKRMATQLDVSGVGTRGGEFIAKDLESAIDKASITQSALDEVFVYGADRRSWLVFCAGVGHAHHVRDAIRARGVTCETIVGDTPSAQREAFINDFKAGRIRCLTNANVLTTGFNAPAVDLIAMLRPTKSAGLYVQIVGRGCRIAPGKENCLVLDFAGNIARHGPIDMVKPKRPKGGEDGVAPTKDCPDCHSIVHAAVRVCPDCGHQFPPPMVKLEARASQLDVVSAGKPEWVPVQRVTYSRHEKPGKPPSLRVEYTCGLNAHREWVCIEHEGFPRQKAATWWANRAPGVPLPRRVDEALAVAGQLRSPSAIAVRPSGRYVEIVGARF, encoded by the coding sequence ATGACCCTCACCCTGCGTCCGTACCAGAGTGCCGCCATCAACGGCATCTACAACTATTTCCAAGACGAAACCGGCAACCCCCTGGTGGTGATCCCGACCGCCGGCGGCAAGTCGCTCGTTATGGCGACCTTCGTCGAGGGGGTGCTCAAGACCTACCCGGACCAGCGGATCCTCATCGTCACCCACGTCAGGGAGCTGATCGAGCAGAACCACGCCGAACTCATGAGGCTTTGGCCGGAGGCCCCTGCCGGCATCTACTCCGCCGGCCTCAAGCAGAGGGACATCCGCGCGAGGATCCTTTTCGCGGGTATCCAGTCCATCCACAAGCGGGTCTACGACGTGCAGCAGTGTGATCTCGTGCTGATCGACGAGGCACACCTCATCCCGCGCACGTCCAACACCATGTACCGGCGCTTCCTCGATGGGTTGAAGCGCCTGAACCCGGCGATGAAGGTGATCGGGCTCACCGCGACGCCATTCCGGCTCGATTCCGGTCTGCTAAACGAGGGCGAGGACGCGATCTTCACTGCCATCGCGTACGAGGCGTCGGTACGTGAGCTTATCGATGATGGCTACCTCGCACCGCTCATCTCCAAGCGCATGGCGACCCAGCTCGACGTCTCCGGGGTGGGCACGCGCGGCGGCGAGTTCATCGCGAAGGATCTGGAGTCCGCCATCGACAAGGCGAGCATCACTCAGAGCGCGCTCGACGAGGTGTTCGTCTACGGCGCCGACCGCCGCAGCTGGCTCGTCTTCTGCGCCGGCGTCGGTCACGCGCATCACGTACGGGACGCCATCCGTGCCAGGGGAGTGACCTGCGAGACCATCGTGGGGGATACGCCGAGTGCTCAGCGCGAGGCCTTCATCAACGATTTCAAGGCCGGGCGCATCCGGTGCCTCACGAACGCGAACGTGCTCACCACGGGCTTCAACGCCCCGGCGGTCGACCTGATTGCGATGCTGCGCCCGACCAAGTCGGCGGGCCTCTACGTGCAGATCGTCGGCCGGGGCTGCCGCATCGCTCCGGGCAAGGAGAACTGCCTGGTGCTCGACTTCGCCGGCAACATCGCGCGCCACGGCCCGATCGACATGGTGAAGCCGAAGCGCCCGAAGGGGGGCGAGGACGGTGTCGCGCCCACCAAGGACTGCCCGGACTGCCACAGCATCGTCCACGCGGCCGTGCGGGTCTGCCCGGACTGTGGCCACCAGTTCCCGCCGCCGATGGTGAAGCTAGAAGCCCGCGCGAGCCAGCTGGACGTCGTTTCGGCAGGCAAGCCCGAGTGGGTGCCGGTCCAGCGTGTGACCTACTCCCGCCACGAGAAACCGGGGAAGCCGCCTTCCCTGCGCGTGGAGTACACCTGCGGGTTGAACGCCCACCGGGAGTGGGTCTGCATCGAGCACGAGGGTTTTCCGCGGCAGAAGGCCGCGACGTGGTGGGCGAACCGGGCGCCCGGAGTGCCGCTGCCGCGGCGGGTCGACGAGGCGCTTGCGGTGGCCGGGCAGCTGCGTAGTCCCTCGGCTATCGCCGTTCGCCCCAGCGGTCGCTACGTGGAAATCGTCGGCGCACGGTTCTGA
- a CDS encoding PD-(D/E)XK nuclease family protein, translated as MTELPIITSPTREAIFHGYEEDASEGFRPHLGASLIGKDCERALWYDFRWTTRSRFAGRVLRLFETGQLEEARLVRNLRRTGATVLEVDPQTGRQWRVEALGGHFGGSMDAVAINLLEAPKTWHVLEFKTHAAKSFADLVAKKVRESKPQHFAQMQVYMHLAGLTRAMYLAVNKDDDDLYVERVDADPAFAEKLLEKARRVIFAAVPGARISEDPTWYQCRWCDHAGVCRGEAEPAVNCRTCLHATPVEGGWTCERHQRSLTEADQRAACPQHLFLPALVPAEQVDAGPDWVEYVFADGNRWRDTGMKKYVTPISGTSP; from the coding sequence GTGACTGAGCTCCCGATCATCACGAGCCCCACCCGGGAGGCCATCTTCCACGGCTACGAGGAGGACGCCAGCGAAGGCTTCCGGCCCCACCTGGGCGCGTCCCTCATCGGCAAGGACTGCGAGCGCGCGCTCTGGTACGACTTCCGGTGGACGACGCGCTCGCGATTCGCGGGGAGGGTGCTGCGTCTTTTCGAGACCGGCCAGCTCGAGGAGGCTAGGCTCGTCCGAAACCTTCGGCGCACTGGCGCCACCGTGCTCGAGGTCGACCCGCAGACCGGGCGGCAATGGCGAGTGGAGGCGCTCGGCGGCCATTTCGGCGGGTCTATGGACGCGGTGGCGATCAACCTGCTGGAGGCGCCGAAGACCTGGCACGTACTGGAGTTTAAGACCCACGCGGCAAAGAGCTTCGCCGATCTGGTTGCCAAGAAGGTCCGCGAGAGCAAGCCGCAGCACTTCGCCCAGATGCAGGTCTACATGCACCTGGCCGGCCTCACCCGGGCGATGTACCTCGCCGTCAACAAGGACGACGACGACCTTTACGTCGAACGGGTCGACGCGGATCCCGCGTTCGCCGAAAAGCTCCTTGAGAAAGCCCGCCGCGTGATCTTCGCCGCGGTGCCGGGGGCGCGGATCAGCGAGGACCCCACCTGGTACCAGTGCCGCTGGTGCGACCACGCTGGCGTGTGCCGCGGTGAGGCCGAGCCCGCCGTCAACTGCCGCACTTGTCTGCACGCTACGCCCGTGGAGGGCGGCTGGACCTGCGAGCGGCACCAAAGATCCCTCACGGAAGCCGACCAGCGGGCCGCCTGTCCGCAGCACCTGTTCCTCCCCGCGCTGGTGCCGGCCGAGCAGGTCGACGCGGGCCCGGACTGGGTCGAGTACGTGTTCGCGGATGGGAATCGTTGGCGCGACACCGGTATGAAAAAGTACGTCACTCCGATTTCAGGAACTTCACCATGA
- a CDS encoding DUF669 domain-containing protein has translation MASLGQVFDASTIEPSTTFEVLSPGKYLAQIVASEMRVTKDGAGQYLNLELDILDGQYAGRKLFDRLNLVNANPDTVQIAQRTLSSICRAVGKMQVSNSEQLHLIPLIVDVRVRPPKGQYGETNSVRYLPRSGPTAPQVAPTSAPAPKVAVTPAPAPTAPAAGLPWKRQA, from the coding sequence ATGGCTTCACTCGGACAAGTCTTCGACGCCTCCACCATTGAACCGAGCACGACCTTTGAGGTGCTCTCGCCCGGGAAGTACCTTGCGCAGATCGTTGCGAGCGAGATGCGCGTTACCAAGGACGGCGCCGGGCAGTACCTGAACTTGGAGTTGGACATCCTCGACGGGCAGTACGCCGGCCGCAAGCTTTTCGATCGCCTGAATCTCGTCAATGCGAACCCCGACACGGTCCAGATCGCGCAGCGGACGCTGTCTTCCATCTGTCGCGCCGTCGGGAAGATGCAGGTCAGCAATTCCGAACAGTTGCACCTGATCCCGCTCATCGTGGACGTCCGCGTGCGCCCGCCAAAGGGCCAGTACGGCGAGACCAACTCCGTCCGCTATCTCCCCCGTTCGGGCCCCACGGCGCCACAGGTGGCCCCCACGTCGGCGCCAGCGCCCAAGGTGGCTGTTACCCCCGCACCGGCGCCGACGGCGCCTGCCGCCGGCCTGCCCTGGAAGCGCCAGGCCTGA
- a CDS encoding ATP-binding protein: MAITLAQLTRAHAPKPPRILTHGVAGVGKTTFASQSNKPVFVQTEDGLGTLASPHFPLARTFEEVIEALACLYTEEHDFKTVVIDSVDWLEPLVWAKACRDNGWASIEDAGYGKGYVAALHLWRQYIDGLNALRDDRGMTVIQIAHTDIKRFDSPEHDPYDRYVIKLHARAAALLQEHSDVVLFANYRISTAKADVGFNKKVNRAMGSGERVIHTAERPAFLAKNRYGLPETLPLDWQAFVQAMPESIQPTLIAQ, from the coding sequence ATGGCCATCACCCTCGCACAACTCACGCGGGCACACGCGCCCAAGCCCCCGCGCATTCTGACCCACGGTGTTGCCGGCGTCGGGAAGACCACCTTCGCCTCGCAGTCCAACAAGCCCGTGTTCGTGCAGACAGAAGATGGGCTCGGCACTCTCGCGTCGCCGCACTTTCCGCTGGCTCGGACCTTCGAGGAAGTGATCGAGGCGCTCGCGTGCCTCTACACGGAGGAACACGACTTCAAGACTGTCGTCATCGACAGCGTTGACTGGCTGGAGCCGCTGGTCTGGGCCAAGGCCTGCCGCGACAACGGCTGGGCCTCGATAGAGGACGCGGGGTATGGGAAGGGCTATGTCGCAGCCCTCCATCTCTGGCGGCAGTACATCGACGGGCTCAATGCGCTTCGCGACGACCGCGGGATGACCGTGATCCAGATCGCGCATACCGACATCAAGCGCTTCGACAGCCCCGAGCACGACCCCTACGACCGCTACGTGATCAAGCTGCACGCTCGGGCCGCGGCCCTGCTGCAGGAGCACTCCGACGTCGTGCTCTTTGCCAACTACCGAATCTCGACAGCGAAGGCCGACGTCGGTTTCAACAAGAAGGTGAACCGTGCCATGGGCTCCGGGGAGCGCGTCATTCACACCGCCGAGCGCCCAGCCTTCCTCGCCAAGAACCGCTACGGCCTCCCGGAGACGCTGCCCCTCGACTGGCAGGCATTCGTCCAGGCAATGCCCGAATCCATCCAGCCGACGCTCATCGCTCAGTAA
- a CDS encoding helix-turn-helix transcriptional regulator — translation MVTFGSFIRNKRQEAGYPNLTEFAKLLGISPAYWSRVENDKEKPPTDELIKKAAEILKMNADELFIEAERLPPDMQERAKIETVVRLYRDLPKTKK, via the coding sequence ATGGTTACCTTTGGATCCTTCATCCGCAACAAACGGCAGGAGGCGGGCTATCCCAATTTGACGGAGTTCGCCAAGTTGCTGGGCATCAGTCCGGCGTACTGGTCCCGAGTCGAAAACGACAAGGAAAAGCCCCCTACCGACGAACTGATTAAGAAGGCTGCCGAGATTCTCAAGATGAACGCGGATGAGCTCTTTATCGAGGCAGAGCGTTTGCCGCCCGACATGCAAGAGCGGGCCAAGATCGAGACTGTTGTGCGCCTATACCGAGACCTCCCAAAAACGAAAAAGTAA
- a CDS encoding DUF2924 domain-containing protein: MTSSVVARVAALKSAPVKDLKQMWRELFQQEPPPFNRRFLESRLAYRIQELAYGGLKRETIKRLERLGEQLDGGKATLRRRRVDGRPIAGTRLIREWDGVRHEVTVGIDHFEYQGRHYTSLSSVARAITGTQWNGWKFFGFPSSRGFS, encoded by the coding sequence GTGACTAGCAGCGTTGTGGCCCGGGTCGCGGCCCTAAAATCCGCGCCGGTGAAAGACCTGAAGCAGATGTGGCGCGAACTCTTCCAGCAGGAGCCGCCGCCGTTCAATCGTCGATTCCTTGAAAGCCGCCTGGCCTACCGCATCCAGGAGCTTGCCTACGGCGGATTGAAGAGAGAGACCATCAAGCGCCTGGAGCGACTGGGCGAGCAGCTGGACGGCGGGAAAGCCACGCTGCGCCGGCGCCGGGTGGACGGCCGCCCGATAGCCGGGACGCGCCTCATACGCGAATGGGATGGCGTGCGCCACGAGGTGACGGTTGGCATCGACCACTTCGAGTACCAGGGGCGGCACTACACGTCGCTCTCGAGTGTCGCACGGGCGATCACGGGCACTCAGTGGAACGGATGGAAGTTCTTCGGGTTTCCGTCGTCGCGAGGCTTTTCATGA
- a CDS encoding recombinase family protein yields MTAPRKLCCAIYTRKSTDEGLEQNFNSLDAQRDACENYIASQKSEGWLMLRERYDDGGFSGGNMERPGLKQLLADVRRGMVDIIVVYKIDRLSRSLADFAKLVEIFDEHKVTFVSVTQAFNTTTSMGRLTLNILLSFAQFERELSGERVRDKIAASRQRGMWMGGMPPLGYDVIERKLFPNSEEARIVREMFTRFAQVPSMATLVRDLRARGITTKAWTTATGKVRTGRLVDKGFIYKIFNNPVYIGIAAHKGRHFPGEHDAIVDKALWDQVHEHLTNGDSLKKAWRSARISKPETMSKAPSLLRGLLYSDQGRAFTPGYTVKGAKYYRYYINTQAIKQGAATCEVRRMPAGEIETVVVEKLRHILSAPEVLAHAVREVSLQRPDIGEAAAIEALRSVDLVWNELFPAEQARIIHTLVERITVRPDGISIKWKADGLTKLLRDTLAPAQMKKAA; encoded by the coding sequence ATGACGGCGCCGCGGAAACTCTGCTGCGCGATCTACACCCGCAAGTCCACCGATGAAGGGCTCGAGCAGAACTTCAATTCATTGGACGCTCAGCGCGACGCTTGCGAGAACTACATCGCCAGCCAGAAATCTGAAGGCTGGCTGATGCTGCGGGAACGCTACGACGATGGTGGCTTCTCGGGCGGCAACATGGAGCGGCCTGGCCTCAAGCAGCTGCTGGCTGACGTTCGCCGAGGGATGGTCGACATCATCGTCGTCTACAAGATCGACCGGCTGTCGCGGTCGCTGGCCGACTTTGCGAAGCTGGTCGAGATATTCGACGAGCACAAGGTGACTTTCGTTTCCGTCACCCAGGCCTTCAACACGACAACCTCGATGGGGCGGCTCACGCTCAACATCCTCCTATCGTTCGCACAGTTCGAGCGCGAGCTCTCCGGCGAACGGGTGCGCGACAAAATCGCCGCCTCACGGCAGCGCGGCATGTGGATGGGAGGCATGCCCCCCCTGGGCTACGACGTCATCGAGCGGAAACTTTTTCCCAACTCGGAAGAGGCGAGAATCGTCCGGGAAATGTTCACCCGCTTCGCGCAGGTGCCCTCCATGGCCACCTTGGTGAGGGATCTCCGCGCCCGAGGGATCACTACTAAGGCCTGGACGACCGCGACGGGGAAGGTCCGAACTGGGCGGCTCGTCGACAAGGGATTCATCTACAAGATCTTCAACAACCCTGTGTATATCGGTATCGCCGCTCACAAGGGGCGACACTTTCCGGGAGAGCACGACGCGATTGTGGATAAGGCTCTTTGGGACCAGGTCCACGAGCACCTTACCAACGGCGACTCTCTCAAGAAGGCCTGGCGGAGCGCCCGCATCTCCAAGCCGGAGACCATGTCGAAGGCGCCTTCCCTACTTCGCGGGCTGCTGTATTCCGACCAGGGACGAGCATTCACGCCGGGTTACACGGTCAAAGGCGCTAAGTACTACCGTTACTACATCAATACGCAGGCCATAAAGCAGGGCGCCGCCACCTGCGAGGTTCGCCGAATGCCCGCGGGCGAGATCGAGACCGTTGTCGTGGAGAAGCTCCGCCACATACTGAGCGCGCCGGAAGTCCTAGCCCACGCCGTTCGAGAGGTTAGTCTCCAGCGACCTGACATTGGCGAGGCCGCCGCGATTGAGGCGCTTCGGTCTGTGGATCTCGTCTGGAATGAGCTCTTCCCCGCCGAGCAGGCCCGCATCATCCACACCTTGGTCGAGCGAATCACCGTGCGCCCGGACGGTATCAGTATCAAGTGGAAGGCGGATGGGCTCACCAAACTGTTGCGTGACACCCTCGCGCCAGCACAAATGAAGAAGGCCGCATGA
- a CDS encoding DNA-protecting protein DprA: MAETARTSGDHVVSPWLEFLVEKPVDTRIEVGAYEYLWQLPHTSTKSLAELFESNPGRLPSDLVDSDLAEKVADQVLEHFAKRQIKRFGVRIHGSADYPSRLRDAKDPVEFLYFLGSWELAEAPRRVAVVGTRQITREGAARTRKLVRALVEHDFTIVSGLAQGVDTIAHETALEMGGRTVAVIGTPISEVYPKENAELQRRIASEYLLVSQVPVLRYQSQGPNWNRLFFPERNKTMSALTDATIIVEAGETSGTLIQAKAALEQGRKLFILESNFDNSSITWPAKFEKLGAIRVRDFSDIEREFA, encoded by the coding sequence ATGGCGGAGACTGCTAGGACGTCCGGAGACCATGTCGTGAGTCCGTGGCTCGAGTTTCTTGTCGAAAAGCCGGTAGATACTCGCATCGAAGTAGGTGCGTACGAGTATTTGTGGCAGTTGCCCCATACGAGTACGAAGAGTCTGGCCGAGCTATTTGAATCAAATCCAGGTCGACTGCCTTCAGACCTTGTTGATAGCGACCTCGCAGAGAAGGTTGCTGACCAGGTCTTAGAGCATTTTGCAAAGCGGCAAATCAAGCGATTTGGCGTACGCATTCATGGGTCGGCTGACTATCCATCGCGGCTTCGAGACGCAAAAGACCCCGTCGAGTTCCTATATTTTCTTGGATCCTGGGAACTGGCTGAGGCGCCCCGCAGAGTGGCCGTTGTCGGCACGCGCCAAATAACCCGGGAAGGAGCAGCCCGAACCCGCAAGCTTGTGCGGGCACTCGTCGAACATGACTTCACCATCGTCTCCGGCTTGGCCCAAGGCGTCGACACCATCGCCCACGAAACGGCGTTGGAAATGGGAGGGCGCACGGTCGCGGTAATTGGCACGCCCATTTCGGAGGTGTACCCGAAGGAGAACGCCGAACTTCAGCGGCGGATTGCGTCTGAGTATTTGCTCGTAAGTCAGGTACCAGTGCTCCGTTATCAGTCCCAAGGGCCAAACTGGAATCGCCTGTTCTTTCCCGAGCGCAACAAGACAATGTCGGCCCTAACCGATGCCACAATCATTGTCGAAGCCGGAGAAACTTCGGGCACCTTGATTCAAGCCAAAGCTGCTCTCGAGCAAGGGCGAAAACTCTTCATTCTGGAGAGCAACTTCGACAATTCCTCGATCACGTGGCCGGCGAAATTCGAGAAGCTTGGCGCAATTCGCGTTCGTGACTTTTCCGATATCGAGCGCGAGTTTGCCTGA
- a CDS encoding SAM-dependent DNA methyltransferase → MNSEQIDLGQLENHLWESANILRGPVDAADFKTYIFPLLFFKRICDVWDEEYQEMVDETGDEQLARFPESHRFQIPDDCHWNDVRAKATNVGAALQRAMREIEKANPDTLYGVFGDAQWSNKERLSDALLKDLIEHFSKLPLGNQSVGSDLLGDAYEYLIKKFADATNKKAGEFYTPRSVVRLMMDMLDPKEAETIYDPACGTGGMLLAAVQHVKEMHGDVKRLWGKLYGQEKNLTTSSIARMNLFLHGIEDFQVVRGDTLRNPAFFEGDRLATFDCVIANPPFSLEKWGEDLWLNDPFGRNFAGLPPSSSGDFAWVQHMVKSMADVSGRMAVVLPQGALFRKGVEGSIRQKLLEMDLVEAVIGLAPNLFYGTGLAACILVLRKRKPVKHKKKVLIADASGLFRRGRAQNYLEPEHAAEILGWYRGFADVQDAVRLVSLDEIKAEDWTLNISRYVLPPLQEDIPPLPDAIAAFKDALTRCREAEERLAQVMTEGGWLK, encoded by the coding sequence ATGAACAGCGAACAGATCGATTTAGGTCAGCTTGAAAACCATCTTTGGGAGTCCGCCAACATCCTGCGCGGCCCGGTGGATGCGGCCGACTTCAAGACCTACATCTTTCCGCTGCTGTTCTTCAAGCGCATCTGCGATGTCTGGGACGAGGAGTACCAGGAGATGGTCGACGAGACCGGCGACGAGCAGCTCGCTCGGTTTCCTGAGTCGCACCGGTTCCAGATCCCGGATGACTGCCACTGGAACGACGTGCGCGCCAAGGCCACGAACGTCGGCGCGGCGCTACAGCGCGCCATGCGCGAGATCGAGAAAGCCAACCCCGACACGTTGTACGGCGTGTTCGGCGACGCGCAATGGTCCAACAAGGAACGCTTGTCCGACGCGCTTCTTAAGGACCTGATCGAGCACTTCTCCAAGCTCCCCCTGGGTAATCAGAGCGTTGGCTCGGATTTGCTGGGCGACGCCTACGAGTACCTGATCAAGAAGTTTGCCGACGCCACCAACAAGAAGGCCGGCGAGTTCTACACGCCGCGCAGTGTGGTGCGGCTGATGATGGACATGCTCGATCCCAAGGAAGCCGAGACCATCTACGACCCGGCCTGTGGCACGGGCGGCATGTTGCTGGCCGCCGTGCAGCACGTCAAAGAGATGCACGGCGACGTCAAGCGGCTGTGGGGCAAGCTGTACGGGCAGGAGAAGAACCTCACCACTTCATCCATCGCGCGGATGAACCTGTTCCTCCACGGCATCGAGGACTTTCAGGTGGTGCGCGGCGACACGCTGCGCAACCCGGCCTTCTTCGAGGGCGACCGGCTCGCCACCTTCGACTGCGTGATCGCCAATCCGCCGTTCTCGCTGGAAAAGTGGGGCGAGGACCTGTGGTTGAACGACCCCTTCGGCCGCAACTTTGCCGGTCTGCCGCCCTCGTCCAGCGGTGACTTCGCCTGGGTGCAGCACATGGTCAAGTCTATGGCCGACGTCAGCGGCCGGATGGCCGTGGTGCTGCCCCAGGGCGCCCTGTTCCGCAAAGGCGTGGAAGGCAGCATCCGCCAGAAGCTGCTGGAAATGGATCTGGTCGAGGCTGTGATCGGGTTGGCGCCCAACCTTTTCTACGGCACCGGCCTCGCCGCGTGCATCTTGGTCCTGCGCAAGCGCAAGCCGGTCAAGCACAAGAAGAAGGTGCTGATTGCCGATGCCTCGGGCCTGTTCCGCCGGGGCCGCGCGCAGAACTATCTGGAACCCGAGCATGCCGCCGAGATCCTCGGTTGGTATCGCGGCTTTGCCGATGTGCAGGACGCGGTCCGCTTGGTCAGCCTCGACGAGATCAAAGCCGAGGACTGGACGCTGAACATCTCGCGCTATGTCTTGCCACCACTGCAAGAAGACATCCCGCCGCTGCCCGACGCCATCGCGGCGTTCAAAGATGCGCTCACCCGTTGCCGCGAGGCCGAAGAACGGCTTGCGCAGGTCATGACTGAAGGGGGATGGCTGAAATGA
- a CDS encoding SAM-dependent DNA methyltransferase — protein sequence MSHPSKRITQQELESYLWGAAVLLRGLIDAGDYKQFIFPLLFYKRVSDVWEEEYQAALANSKGDLSYAQFAENHRFQIPQGAHWNDVRQAPKIVGAAIQKAMRAIETANPDLLDGIFGDAPWTNRERLPDETLKNLIEHFSTQTLSVANVPEDELGNAYEYLIKKFADDSGHTAAEFYTNRTVVHLMTQLLGPQAGESIYDPTCGTGGMLISALDEVKRSGGEYRTLKLYGQERNLITSSIARMNLFLHGVEDFEIIRGDTLADPKHIEGDRLRQFDVILANPPYSIKQWNREAWSSDRWGRNSLGTPPQGRADYAFQQHILTSLTAKGRSAVLWPHGVLFRNEEQAMRAKMVEQDWVEAVIGLGPNLFYNSPMESCIVICNRKKTAARKGKVIFIDAVNEVARERAQSFLKPAHQQRILSAYKTFADVPGFAKVATLAEIGANAGNLSIALYVKRVAAAIATDSNGNAVSLRSAWDQWQTDGRAFWQQMDALVETLDGLITEDIERV from the coding sequence ATGAGTCACCCAAGCAAACGCATCACCCAGCAAGAACTCGAAAGCTACCTCTGGGGCGCCGCCGTGCTGCTGCGCGGCCTGATCGACGCGGGTGACTACAAGCAGTTCATCTTCCCGCTGCTGTTCTACAAGCGCGTGTCGGATGTGTGGGAAGAGGAATACCAGGCGGCCCTGGCCAACTCGAAGGGCGACCTCTCTTATGCCCAGTTCGCCGAGAACCACCGCTTCCAGATCCCCCAAGGCGCTCACTGGAACGATGTGCGCCAGGCACCCAAGATCGTCGGCGCGGCCATCCAGAAGGCCATGCGCGCTATTGAGACCGCCAACCCGGATTTGCTCGACGGCATCTTCGGCGACGCGCCCTGGACCAACCGCGAGCGCCTGCCCGACGAAACGCTGAAGAACCTGATCGAGCATTTCTCCACCCAGACGCTGTCGGTGGCCAACGTGCCCGAGGACGAGCTCGGCAACGCCTATGAATACCTGATCAAGAAATTCGCGGATGACTCCGGCCATACGGCTGCCGAGTTCTACACCAACCGCACCGTCGTCCACCTGATGACGCAACTGCTCGGCCCACAGGCCGGCGAGTCGATCTACGACCCCACCTGCGGCACCGGCGGCATGCTGATCTCGGCGCTGGACGAAGTGAAGCGCTCGGGCGGCGAGTACCGCACGCTCAAGCTCTACGGGCAGGAGCGCAATCTCATCACCTCATCCATCGCCCGCATGAACCTGTTCCTGCATGGCGTGGAGGACTTCGAGATCATCCGGGGCGACACCCTGGCCGATCCCAAGCACATCGAGGGCGACCGCCTGCGCCAGTTCGACGTGATCCTGGCCAACCCGCCGTATTCCATCAAGCAGTGGAACCGCGAGGCCTGGAGCAGCGACAGGTGGGGCCGCAACTCCCTTGGCACGCCGCCGCAGGGCCGCGCCGATTACGCCTTCCAGCAGCACATCCTAACCAGCCTCACGGCCAAGGGGCGTAGTGCCGTGCTCTGGCCCCACGGCGTGCTGTTCCGCAACGAAGAGCAGGCCATGCGCGCCAAGATGGTCGAGCAGGACTGGGTGGAGGCCGTCATCGGCTTGGGGCCCAACCTGTTCTACAACTCCCCGATGGAGTCGTGCATCGTCATCTGCAACCGCAAGAAGACGGCTGCACGCAAGGGCAAGGTGATCTTCATCGACGCGGTGAACGAGGTTGCCCGCGAGCGCGCGCAGAGCTTCCTCAAGCCCGCGCACCAGCAGCGCATCCTGAGCGCTTACAAGACCTTTGCGGATGTACCCGGTTTCGCCAAGGTCGCCACCCTGGCCGAAATCGGCGCCAATGCGGGCAACCTCTCGATCGCGCTGTACGTGAAGCGCGTTGCCGCCGCCATCGCCACCGACAGCAATGGCAACGCGGTATCGCTGCGCTCCGCCTGGGATCAATGGCAAACCGATGGCCGTGCCTTCTGGCAACAGATGGACGCGCTGGTGGAAACGCTGGATGGATTGATTACGGAGGACATCGAGCGTGTCTGA